The segment ATGAAATAGTCGGAAGAAATGTAATAACGTTAACATTAAGCCTTACAACATTGATTGCAACATCAGAGACTTGAAATTTCAAGTATGTGCATCCCATTGTTTAATTCATGAACTCTCCTGAACGATCATTCCATTTATTATCCGTAGTTATTCTTAATAACCAAATTGGATGTCTAGGAAGTTGTCATTAATGACCGAAGCAGTAATCATTAAGATGCTATATTTCTTCAGTATGCGTCAGTAAACATCATCCAACCACTCCCTTCTGAACTGTGAATTCTGACCTCAATGTGGTCAGGTGTGtttggtggtggaaatgtgttTCTCTGGTGCAAAAGGCTCTTGTTTGGCTTTAGTGTTGCTGTGTGGGTGATAAAGCTAGAGGATCACATGACCAGGAGTTCAGATGAAGTTTGTGTTTCACCCTGCACCTGGAAATTAGTTCTGAGTGAAAATGATAGCATGAGACAGGCAGCTAGGGTCTGACCATATGATGTTGCTTAAAAAATATCTTGGTGAAACTTGgtagtttttttcttctttctttcttgtatgCAGGGATAGGTTTCGATTGAAGTTGGATACCTTACCTACTGTTGTATACTTGTTTTtgcatcttttatttatttatttatttatttatttatttatttatttatttatttattttaaaccagcTTTATCACCACCTTGTGCTTACCCTTGAGTGTTAACTTTATTGCATATGCTCATAAGATAATTGGGTAAACCTTAAATAAACAACTTCTTTCCTGCCGCTGTTTTGCTTTGTGCAGTTCCAGCAGGCCGTATCTGCAGAACTTAAAACTCTGGGCAGAAGCTCCTACACGCTGTGCGTGGACGGACCCCTCCTCGTCCGACAGGCCCTTCACCCTGAGGCTTCCAAGAAGGTTAGTGATGGATGTTCAGGACCTTCATTTATAACGTGTAATGGAAACTAACAATAATTATACCCCGTATACAGAGCGGGGCAAAAGTTTGCACCGAAAAGGAAAATATTTAGCTTTATTTTACCGTTGATCTACAAGTGAGGAATTCCGAAATGTATCCTACAGGAGATCGACCCCAATACATGAACCACATCAAACCGAAAACTAGTTTCAAAAGACCTGACTTCCAGACAACAAAGGCAGTGTGTGTGACATTTATCCTAAATTTGTACTCTGGGGGGGGgttatgcaaacttttgcactctgCTGTATAGATGGAAAATTCTTGGCACAACACGTGCAGCTTGCTTACTAATCCAAAGCATGAGTCAAGCCGTATCCTGACTGTTTTTTGTAAAATGGACCTGCAAATGATATTATAAAACTTTGTGCTGTtgagaatgttttattatttcatccTGTCCTGCCACAGAGAGActgatgggagtgtgtgtgtgtgtgtgtggttttgtttttcctgttaGAATTTGGTCCTGCCAGAGTGTTTTTACTCATTTGTGGATTTAAAAAGAGAGTTTCACAAATGCTGTCCCAACGCCGGTCCGGTGAAGGACCTCACCCTTCCATCAATGCTCGAATGTATCCTTATGAGAAGTTGGCTTATTATTGCTTATTGTTATATAAAGGTTTGGTTCCCGACCTCCATGCTGTGTGACATACAGTGTTTTGTCCCTTAACCCATGCCTTCAGATGTATGTCTCCCAGCAGTAAGCGAGCAGAGGGCTGGAGTGAGGGAGGTGAAGAGCATGACCATGATCATCCAGCACATCCTGGCTGAGCCATACAGTCagtgcattcattcattcattcatttatttatttatttatttatttatttttattttttcccctctattACTCTACTGCTATTGTGTATGCAGTCTCGATGCAACGAACTGTTACAGGCACCACTTTAAGTGTTGTCAGGTGCTAAATGTTGACGCCAAGCATGGTAAACATTTTGGCATACTGTTTATTACGTCAATGTTCAGTTTCAGATCATATTTCTTCGGATTTAAGGAAGTATGCTATAATGAGTGACACCACAGGGAGGAGCAAATTATATCCAACTCTGTTCTAAATATGttattaaaacactttttttcttgCACATCTGCTCTCAGCTCAAATGTGCGTTTATAAAAAGAGGATGTAGGGTGAAACCAGTTTTGCTTTTGAAATATACTTTGCCCATGGCAACAAGATTGTAGGTCATAAGTCCCTCAAGGATTTAGCAGTTGTTGCAGTCGTAGaaattaaagcgcacctattatggtttttcagatattacctttcatgtagtgtgttacagAGCGGTTTGTGAATGTACATGACAAACGCTGTTaatgactcccaaaagaaggaaccgattctgaacagttgaaacgagtcgttagtgattccagacttacttcctgttttaacctacgtaggtttgtaacaaaaagccccgcctctggtcttcatgggCTGCTCGAGAACAGactgagctgaaactcgttatggtagtgggcgtttccttttctaCACATGCTGACaacagtagaccaatcacaacaaactgggacatctgaccaatcagactagAGTATGGTCTCTGAAAGGAGTCgattagaatgaatcatttagaacggatcattgaacgagtcgtttctgacactggggaggggaaaaaaaggtaatgctgcagtttaaattataagcactttaaagtgtttttttgaccttggatgcatgtcaatctattgtatgagacatTTAaatgtcgtcgtcgtcgtcgtcgtccccCGTAACCATGTCACCAACAATAAACTGCATCGATAGTGGACCTTAGAGGTTATATCTGTcctaatttgtaaataaaacttaACACCGTGCCTTATTTTTGCTACTGACGCTAGCAATATCCTAGCCTATGTGTATCCTTTTGTGCATACACTGCAGAATAAatgcagaattttaaaaaaaaaaatgtacacacattgCGTTAGATCATATTTTCCATAACCTTTAAAGGGGCATTGTTCTTTAGGCTTCTCTTGTTCCTTTTGTAAAAGGATATTGTCTTCAAGCAGGACTGTTAtagttctctctttctctcacactccttaacacacacacacggtggttTTTGCACCATGGCCCATGGTCTTTGTTTAAGGAGGCTTTCCCATTGGCAGTTTAGTCTGAAGCAGAGCACTGTTTGCATGAAAAAATGCTAATGTGAAAGCTGTGGACCAGGAAACACACCGCGCTTGCATTGGAACTGTACACGGGTCTGCAattgttcaggaagtaaagtaacctgcGCATGTGTTTTTAGCCGATGACGATGTCTTTAGTTTCCACAACATACACGCACCATGAGTTGCAGGTGAATGTTGCAGGTCACAGACGAAGTCCACTGCTGTGCATTATATCTGCTCCGCTCGGATTCGGACCACAGCAAACgtgcccagtgtgaaaaccacctaAAATGAGTGTCGGTTACCTGGAGTGTTGACTGTGAATTTAATAAGCACCAAAACTTGTATTTATCTTGGTTGTGGTTTCTTAaactgttctcttttttttttttccccccaggtcACAAATTTTCCTCATTTGAGACCGTGAAGTACAAGTTTGAGTCTGGAGCCTGGTAAGTATGTTGCTAAAGTAGCAGTTCCCCCATCCTGGCCCTGGAGGATTAACTCGCTACGGGCTTGTTTATGAACTAATGAGAAGAGCTAGAGGTGTTGAGGAGGGATGAGACTTGCTAGAGAAGAGAAGACACATCCCAGTGCCAGGATCGGGTTCAAGCATCGTAACGGTCTGAAGCCGTATCGAAAACtgtcttctctgtgtgtgtcctgcagcAGCAAGACCGAAGCCgtggacagtgagacagtgatcAGAGCCAGGGGGTTGCCATGGCAATCTTCAGACCAGGACATTGCTCGCTTCTTCAAGGGCCTTAATATTGCCAAGTAAGagcatgtttttaaaagtgtagGCGTTAACCAAATCCCAGTTAGGCCATGTGGGATGTTGATTAGCAAGCACTTTTCAGTTTTAGAGAGAGCTACAGTACCCATGTGACtaattgtggtgtgtgtgtgtgtgtgtgtgtgtgtgtgtgtgtgtcagaggtgGCGTTGCACTGTGTTTGAATGCTCAGGGTCGCAGGAATGGAGAGGCTCTGGTGCGCTTTGTAAACTCCGAACACAGAGACATGGCAATTGAACGACACAAACACCACATGGGCAGCAGATACATCGAGGTGAGCTGCTTTGCACTCCAGTCTCGCACTTCATCAAACCCCCTGTTAAAACCAGATTCATCACATGCATGCTAAGATACTCAACACACGTGTATGTGGTGTACATGTAGTCCCTAGTCACTTTACTGGGAAATATTTAATCGGTAGTTTTTAGGGTTGCAAAGTGCATGTAATGATGTCCTTCAAGAGGATTTGTTCCAGCttaagttcatttaaaaaaaaaaaaaaaaaaaaaaaaaaaaagcatgactaGTTAATTCTGAGAGAACAACACGTGACCAGTTTCTAAAGTCACCTCAACTCGGACATGCTCAAAATAAGtgctgattttattttagatCATGTGTTTGTTACATTTCACATTAACTTAAATTTACCACTTTGGTTAAAACAACCTTTAATGGTCTAACAAGCAGGCTGATGTAGTTCGGCTTCATGTTCTTCACACCCCCATCCAACTCTATACACACGCTTACCCCccaggtttgtttatttatttatttattttccccgtGTCTGTTTCAGGTGTATAAAGCAACTGGAGAGGAGTTCCTAAAGATTGCTGGAGGTGAGTTGCTTTTATCGAGTGGCTGGTAATGTGTTTTGGAAGTCTTCAATTACGGAtgacgcgcgcgcacacacacctgcacacgcgcgcacaccaAACCACTAAAAACGCTAACATTTGTAGAGTGCACTTCCCTCTGCTGCGTTTTCTCTCTGCTGTTTGGGTTGAATGAAAGCCTCTTTTGTGAGCCGTGTGCCCATGCTGACTCACGTCGAGCTGTTTCAGGAGGAAACTCTACTCTCGTGTCCCCGGCCCCCTCACCTGTGCCTTAGAGAGTGCGGCTTCCCCTGAGACGGAGCACGAGCAGTGGCCACTGAAAAGACTGACTCTGCCCTCTCACACGCAGGGTGTAAAGAGCCAGCGCCAGGCcgagatatgtgtgtgtgtgtgtgtgtgtgcgcgctgaGAGGGGGGTGAAAGTAGATCCCTAGAAAAGGCACATATACACTTTGTCTTTGTGCCTACTCCTAATGGAGCTATACATGATCTGTCACACCTGGACGTTTAAATGTACTTTTAGGAAAATCCATTTAGCTTGTGTTGCAGTATTTtacctgggtttttttttttttttttccccctctctttcttaAACCTTCTGGTAAAATTCCTGATATAgaattgagtgcaaaagtttgtgcactcTCTGGACAAAACAAGGTCAGTACCAGCAAGACCTTTTGTTTATTAGCCttcacagatgttccttcaATATAACAAGGAGCAAAATAGTGAAAAATATCGCTTTAAAAGTGCGCTTCCTCCTTTGTGGCAGCAGTTAAAATATTCTGTATTAACTCGTATGTTTAACATTTGCACTTCCTATTCCAACCTCTTTTGAGTCCTCTAGTCAGGCTTTGGATCCTCCAAGTAGTGTGATTTGTAATATTATTCAGATTGCTTGGTCAATCTTTGCACCTTATTCCTGATAACCAAATGCTAAACGTGATGCACAGGCTTCTTCAAATTAGAGCTGGAAATCAGGAGGGCCATGGCAAAATGCCATGTTTACAATGATCCTATTATCTTCTTAATTTCATGATTTCTGTGTTCGGATTGTTGTCTTGTTGCAGTACACTTGGGTTTGTTTGCGAGTCTAATGTATCTTCAAGCAATGACTCTGTCttggttttcttctttttctgcctGCTCAGGCACATCTAACGAGGTGGCACAGTTCCTCTCGAAGGAGAATCAGGTGATCATCCGCATGCGGGGTCTGCCCTTCACCGCCACACATCAGGACGTGCTGGGTTTCCTGGGCCCCGAGAGCCCCGCGACGGATGGCACAGAGGGGCTCCTCTTTGTTAAATATCCTGACGGAAGGCCCACGGGTGATGCCTTTGTGCTGTTTGCCTGTGAAGAATACGCCCAGAACGCTCTGAAAAAGCATAAACAGATTCTGGGGAAGAGGTACATCGAGCTGTTCCGCAGCACAGCAGCCGAGGTCCAGCAGGTCAGCGCAGCGAGAGTCTATACTAGAAACGAGAGCTCGGTTTGTAAAGCAGATTGTTGAGAAGCAAACAGATGTTTGTGTTTGGTGTGTCTCAGGTGCTGAACCGCTACATGTCCACTCCACTGATCTCcacacttcctcctcctcccatgCTTCCTGTTTCTGTGCTGGCTACTCAACCCTTCATCACCACCGGCAGCAGCAGAGACTGTGTGCGGCTGCGTGGTTTGCCATACACTGCCGCCATCGAGGACATCCTGGAGTTTATGGGAGAGCACACCGTAGACATTAAACCCCACGGTGTTCATATGGTGCTCAATCAGCAGGTGAGAGGAATGAAGTTATtgggtaaaaataaatcaataaaattcatattttattatgaTACTAAGGAATATTCTTGATATCAGCACCATGCTCTATATACAGATATATGCAagtttgtatatttgtatgCCGAGGACTAAATTAGGAAGTAGAAGAAATGTAACTTATGGCCGACATGGTGgtggggggcacggtggcttaatgctcagcacgtttgcctcgcaccttcggggttggtggttcgattctcACCTCCGCCCAGTGTGTACGCAGAGTTTACTTGTTCTCgtacttcaggggtttcctccgagtactccggtttcctcagtacaaagacatgcgttgtaggcttattggcatctctaaattataTATAGAGTATGaatgtatgcgattgtgccgtgcgatgaattggcacccctgccttgtgccccgagttccctgggaaagTCTCCAGGCTGTCCTgtcaccctgtgtaggatggatGATGGAGAAGGTTATTAACATTTTCAAGGGAGTATTTTCCTTTCAGAACATTTTCTTATAACTTGATTAGCGTTTAGATTTTCAAAGCCACGTTCTTTTGGATGTAGTACACTGCCACAATCAAGTCAGATAAActtgagattgtttttggaCATTTTGGATTGTTCTCTCAGTGTAGGAAACAaatctattaattaattaattaattaattaatgagaaTAGTCGATTGGAGATTGGTTACCTAGGCTGTGTTGTATGATTTTGAAGCTGATTTGAGACTGGTGGCTTTATTCATTACTTTTACCCCCTGATGGTGAAAgaaatctgttttatttatttatttatttatttatttatttatttaacagttcagCTTAGTCATTGTGCTAACTTCAGCGTCAAACAACAGTCATGAACATATCATTCACTGACCCGTCGTCTTCCCGTTCATCTCTCAGGGTCGTCCGTCCGGCGACGCTTTCATCCAGATGAAATCAGCAGAACGAGCCTTTATGGTAGCACAGAAGTGCCATAAGAAGATGATGAAGGATCGTTATGTGGAGGTGTTCCAGTGCTCCACGGAAGAGATGAGCTTTGTGCTGATGGGAGGGACGCTGAACCGTAGCGGCTTGTCTCCTCCGCCGTGCAAACTGCCCTGTATGTGCTTTCTTCTGATTTACACACAATTAATTAACCCTAAACtttctttttcaaaatacaGATGATGGcaggtttgtttgtgttttggaatGATTATTAAGACAAATTAGTGAAGCTGTTGGGGAACCTGCTGCTTGGGGTTCAGGTTTTTAGATCCAGCTGTGTCCTCTGCTGTATTGGTCaagaatttataaaaatgttgtAATATTTGGTTTGAGCAAACATGGTAGCAACCCCCTCCTTCCTCCAGATTGTGTGGTGGTTAGAAAATGGGAAAATAATTGTGTTTACATGtacaataataatcattatgaTCATTATCTGAATATGCGCAGGTACCAGATTCTTCAAATGTACATGGCATGCTTGATGTGATTATATTGGTTTAAAGCTGTTTCCAGGATTCCGAGATATCTGATGCATCTCGATTTTAGCTCGTTTATCGGGTTATTCAGCACAAGTCCGCTGATGCCAAATTATCATAACTGACTATTGACCAAGACAATGCAAACCAATAAAATGTCCAGATAAATAAttactagttacttcaaaacaaTGAAACAGTGTAGCGTTTATCCTCACTATTCAGTTACTTTAcattacatatacatgtatacatactgtacacacaatcAATACAGACATGTTGTTGCTGGTTgggattaaagaaaaaaaaaatgtttgtgcgTTGGACATTGTGCTTTGCTTCattttgtcagtgttttgttGTGTGGCAAAGCCTCGATAGAAACCTGTGGTGTGTAAGAATGGAATGTCCTGTACGACTCTTCGAGTAAGTTTAGAGCAGTTGATGGCAGTGTTCTGTCCCAGAGTGAGCTTTTGTCTGAGCAATGTTCAGCAGCTCTCAGTGTAGATTGTCCTAAAGCCTATCAGCACAGACTTAAAAGATTAGATTTCAGTCTATCTTGTAGGGAGCAATGTGAGCACCTATGGCCCTGCTGAAAAGTGTGCGGTTTATAAAGTCTGAGCTTAAAGCAACTCTAAAAGCTCCCTGCTTTGCACAGACTTGATCCCCAACCAaggtcagacagacagattggtCTCTATGTGCACAGGCTGCATGACTGGATGGCTCCTGGGTTGGAAGAAGGACATGTAATGTACATGACCTTCacttactctgtgtgtgtgtgtgtgtgtgtgtgtgtgtgtgtgtgtacacacccCATAGGTGGTGAGCAGGCCCTTCCTGCATGCCACTGTTGACTGTTTGCATATAAATATGCGTGTCGAATAGTTTTTGACCTACCGAAGGACACACTCTGCTCTAACCTGAAGCACAGGTGTTGCACTTACCAACCtgcttgttttttcccccttgtggGTTGGGTCTTGGTGTCACGCTTCATTTACTTGCTACACTCTGCATTGCAGTAATGAGCTCTGTGATTAGTTTTACTATTGTTCTCAAAGGCTCTGTTTTCTCCCCTTGTCGCCTCAGGCCTTTCACCACCGACCTACGCTGCATTTCCAACTCCAGCTGCTATGCTTTCCACCGAGGCAGCCATGTATCAGCCCCCCCTGCTGGCCACTCCAAGAACTCCACAGCCACCGCCACACAGCCCTGCCCCAACCCTTGCTTACTATTCCCCTCAGCCACAGCTGtatatgaacatgaacatgaactaCACCACTTATTACCCCAGGTATCAGCTCATACCTCTCTCTGTTCCCATTCTTAACACGCAAGGCTGCACGATAGAGGCTAAAAAGTTATCATAGTTATTCAGCCAATTTACGAGCACATTTGTTTAATGTTGTACTTCGTAAGCCTGTATTCCTTCATATGTATAGATGTTTTCACTATGTTGATATTTCGGTGAAATCTATTTATGCCAAGACGGTCTGTTTttcataaaatgtatatatatatatattttttttacactcttTTGCTCTCAGTCCTCCAGTGTCCCCGTCTGCATTGAGTTATTTTGCAGCTCCTCCAGGCTCACTAGCAGCACAGCATTCTCCTGCTATTCTGCCTCAGCATGGCGCTCTGGTGCGCATGCAGGGACTGCCTTATAACGCCGGGGTTAAAGACATCCTCAGCTTCTTCCAGGGTTACCAGGTAAGAGGCGCTTCACTTCGCACAAGTGGAAAAAAGGGCAATTTCTGATTTCGAAGCTCACTCCCACATAGAATTTTCATAGTTATGCTGTGCAGCTTGTCCCTGTTTGTCCTCTGTGATTGGTGCATtggttatacacacacacacacacacacacacacacacacacacacacacacacacacgtgcgtaTAGAAAACATGCACAGTGCATACAGTTGAGGTTATAAGTTTgcatacaccttgcagaatctgcaaaaataataatagaggGATCATAAACAttgcattcttttattttattgtattttatttagtactgcgcTGAATAAGATATTTCACATTACAGATGTTAATGTATAGTCCATAAGTCACAATAACAACTGAATTGACAAAAATGAACCAGTTGTGAAGTTTGCATATTATTCTTAAGAAAAattctccaggtcctgcacattttatttggttttccagcatcttctgcatatttgaccccttttcCAACCACGGCTATATGAATTCGAGagccatcttttcacactgagggactcgtacatgactattataaaaggtgcaaacattcacaagaCAGCAGCAaactacattaagagccaggggtgtgtaaacctttgaacaggatgatcagtgtaaatccatccatccatccatcttctaccgcttactccttcttcagggttgcgggggaacctggagcctatcccagggagcatcgggcacaaggcggggtacaccctggacagggtgccagtccatcgcagggcacaatcacatacactcatacactatggacactttagacacgctttgaactggggaaggaaaccggagcacccggaggaaacccccgcagcacggggggaacatgcaaactccgcacacatggccctggcgggaatcgaaccccggaccctggaggtgtgaggcgaacgcgctagccaccgtgcgcccatcAGTGTAAATCATTTtgtcatgaaaagaaaaaactaagatctttttaaacaaaataataacaatttacactaatcatcctgttcaaaagtttacatcccctggctcttaatgtagtgtgatgccttcttgagcatcagtgaatgtttgcaccttttgtaataggggtttgtgtggttttgttttttttgttttgctaaaaaaaataaaataaataaattctatacATGGATTAACATTTTGCCGGTTCTCCCAGGCGagtgtaaacttatgacctcaactgtatataatgttgtacatctgttcatttttcCTGATATTGACACATGACAATTCAGTAGTTACTGAGAAATCATTAAAGTAAAATCATTAATTCTAGAGATTCCAGTTTATTACGTACGCCTAGCTTGTGACACCgtaggaggtgtgtgtgtgtgtgtgtgtgtgtgtgtgtgtcagatttcTACACTCCTCAGTAAGCAGTGGTCCTGTGGTGTCCCTTTCTATTTATGGACAGAATAGAGAGGGTCTGATAAACTGTACATAGCAACACATGGGCTACATTCAGTAATTATATCCTTACAAGGTGACCTGTATGTGACCTGATGAGCACCAATGAGGATAGCTACAAAGTAGGTGTATGTAATAAactagaagtgtgtgtgtgtgtgtgtgtgtgtgtgtgtgtgtgagattccaTGCTCCTCTTCAAATTTAAGCTCACTGGACAAAATGTGCGCAATAGCTGCATGTCATTTCTTCCCT is part of the Ictalurus punctatus breed USDA103 chromosome 27, Coco_2.0, whole genome shotgun sequence genome and harbors:
- the esrp2 gene encoding epithelial splicing regulatory protein 2; translation: MASHSDTLVVFFGATAGANGGKLGSDEREIILLVWQIVDLHEKKVGKLQQRLIKPDTLELTDQCEEETGLSVDELCKAEPLDTVLQQFQQAVSAELKTLGRSSYTLCVDGPLLVRQALHPEASKKNLVLPECFYSFVDLKREFHKCCPNAGPVKDLTLPSMLEYVCLPAVSEQRAGVREVKSMTMIIQHILAEPYSHKFSSFETVKYKFESGACSKTEAVDSETVIRARGLPWQSSDQDIARFFKGLNIAKGGVALCLNAQGRRNGEALVRFVNSEHRDMAIERHKHHMGSRYIEVYKATGEEFLKIAGGTSNEVAQFLSKENQVIIRMRGLPFTATHQDVLGFLGPESPATDGTEGLLFVKYPDGRPTGDAFVLFACEEYAQNALKKHKQILGKRYIELFRSTAAEVQQVLNRYMSTPLISTLPPPPMLPVSVLATQPFITTGSSRDCVRLRGLPYTAAIEDILEFMGEHTVDIKPHGVHMVLNQQGRPSGDAFIQMKSAERAFMVAQKCHKKMMKDRYVEVFQCSTEEMSFVLMGGTLNRSGLSPPPCKLPCLSPPTYAAFPTPAAMLSTEAAMYQPPLLATPRTPQPPPHSPAPTLAYYSPQPQLYMNMNMNYTTYYPSPPVSPSALSYFAAPPGSLAAQHSPAILPQHGALVRMQGLPYNAGVKDILSFFQGYQYAPEDYSSLMGMSDQARALVQPKEWLCL